The genomic region tCAATAATAACTTATTCTTTTAGTATTGcattaatttttcagtttatcCATATATAGTGTTGAACAAGATAATGCAGTTACTGGTTTTGGTATTAGAGATGAGTACAACAAAGAGACTGTTCAAACCAGGAACCTAATTGATTAACTTCCCATACATAATTGATCAGTTCGAATGAATTAAGGTATGCCAAATTTATTACATAAAAAAgttcaagaaaagaaatctaGGAGTACTGAATATCAAATTGTAGATTTACTTAAACACAGGAAATATAGGAAATTATCTCTCCCCTAACAAAATCTTTTTGTAATGATCCTAactaaaatttcaaacaaaagaTTTATCAGCTCAAAGATATgatcttaaatttaaattttcaacccTTCCCCAACCTCAAGCCTCAACCTAAATATATACAAGACAATAGGGAGAAGAGAATCTCAccgaagaaaaaaaaagttattgaaGGATTACTATAATCGACATGGGTCTAAACATTGTCATTTTCAGTCTCTTCGTTTCAGCTACACTTCTTCTTGTGTCATCAGGTCATGCTGCTGATGATAGCGAGAGAAAGGTGATACAATCTATCTCCATGAACTTTGAAATCTTACGTTTATGGTGCGTGGAATCCTTCCTTTTAAAGCTCTTTGTCTGGATATTTAGACTGACGAAGTTTGTTTTCTTTACATATGAACATATGCAACAGGCTTACATCGTTTATATGGGAGATGCTTTGGAAAGCAAAAGTCTAGCAGTGGAGCATCACCATAGCTTGCTTTCTGAAGTTACTCAAGAGTAAGTGATGACAAAATGTTGTGTCTACTTCAAAGcacaaaactatatatatctAATTGCTTAGTTCATCTTCATTAGTGAGGAAGTTGCTCGACAGTCCATAATTCACAGCTATGGGAAAAGTTTCAATGGATTTGCTGCATATTTGACGCCAGATGAAGCTGCAAGACTACAAGGTTAATTTATACCAGATTTAGATTACATATGAGAGATATAGTATTTGCAGGTTCCTGTTTTCCTGACCATATGCGTTTTTAACGAATTCTTTTGTTGCATTGTTTCCAGAGAATGAAAATGTGGTTTCCGTGTTTCCAAACAGTTTCAGACAGCTTCAAACAACAAGATCATGGGATTTTATAGACATGCCTTTATCAGTTAAAAGAAATACCCAAAAAGAGAGTGATATAATTGTTGGTATGCTAGACTCAGGTATCGTTTGAGCATTTGAAGAAGGATGCTTGAATCTTTCCTCTCTTGTCATCATGGTTCTTTGggactaataattaattaatacgTGATTAATCGGCAAATGCTTGGGTATTCTCCAGGAATTTATATTGATGCTCCAAGCTTTGATGACAAAGGATTTGGGCCCCCTCCATCAAAATGGAAAGGCGTCTGCCAAACGGGAGTCAACTTTACTGGCTGCAACAAGTAATTAAAtgaattctctcttctttctttttctatatattttttaaaattaatttattgaacaATTCAGATGTTATCTGATagttatgattttatttaaaataattgagaTCCAAAATTCCCTTAATATCTACTCTGATCTTCTTTATCATTACTTAATGTCTCTAACTTAAAATGCATCTCTCGATCACAGCAAGGTGATTGGAGCAAGGGCATATAGCATGGGGTCTTGTAAGAATGAATCAGCTGCTGACGACGTAGGCCATGGATCTCACACTGCGTCCATAGTAGCTGGCGTTCCGGTCCAAGATGCAAGTTTCTATGGCTTAGGACAAGGCACAGCTCGAGGAGGTGTTCCCTCAGCACGCATTGCTGTCTATAAGGTCTGTGATGATAGTGGCTGCAGCGATGTTGCTATCCTTGCTGCATTTGATGACGCCATTGACGATGGTGTTGACATAATATCAATGTCCGTTGGCGGGCCCGCCCCGGATTATTTCGCTGACCCTATAGCGATCGGTTCATTTCATGCCATGAAGAAAGGTATCTTGACAAGCTGTTCCGCAGGAAATGATGGGCCCCAATTGAGTTCGTTAACTAACGGGGCTCCTTGGATTTTGACTGTTGGTGCTACTGCCACCGACAGAGTGCTTAGGACTCCAGTTCATATTGGCAAGAACATTAAAACTTTGGTAAGCATAATCTTTTTCACAATTCTTGCATTCTACTTCTCATCTTTATGCATAGCCAGCTCAACTTGCATGTTCAAATCTAAACATTATATTCCCACGTGTTGGGATACTTGTTCAGGTTCTTGAGTCCGATCTGAATCAATTCGGGCttagattttttgttttaaaacaaaaacaaattttattaactCCAACAACCAGCACGTCATTACAAGTTTTTAACCTAATGTTAGAAGACTTCTGGTGGCATAGGAAATCTggttttggagaaaaaaaaaagcctttTACAATAGAAATTATTTAGACATAAGTTTGAAGAGTTTGGCCGTGCATGGCGGTTGAGAATTTATGATATccttaaatattatgtttctattttattttaatataactttcaaattttaatgatgtgaaattaaatttttttattatatattttaataataaaccTAATTTAAATGGGTAGTTCAATATGAAGCAAAACTTTAAATTTGAATCATGTTAACATTGATCCATACCTTAAAACTAATGTGCAGTTAGGCCCTCTAGAACATACCCCAAAGAATTATATTGTCAGAAAAATGTTAtccaataatttaattatccaaatatatatatatatatatacatatgtgtgtgtgtatacaTAAGCAATTTATGTGCATAAAATTGTTGGTGATTACCTTTAAACCATTTGTgagcaacaaaataaaattgctCCTGCTCTTAATTATTACATTGATAACATATTAATGATTGTCTCTGAACTTATGTTTTCCGTTAACAGGGGGTTTCTTTTAACACCTTCAAcctggaaaagaaaatgtacCCTTTGACTAGTGGATTGAGAGCAATAAAGAAGGGTGTAGAACCCAATAATTTTGAGTAAGAACATCAACATCCAAAATCACCATTTTTGTATCAGACGGAATTGATGTTTTTTATTACATAATTGGGTCTAATAAAATGAGAAACTTTTGCAGCACATGTGATTCTACTACTTTAGATGAAAACAAGGTCAAGGGCAAAATACTGTACTGCGACGGAACATTCCAGCATTCTACCATCAAGAAAATGGGCGCAACAGGTGCAATCCTTCGTTGCGGAAGCTCCTTTTTTGACGCTGGATCTACCTATTCACTTCCGGTCGCATGTGTCGTTGACGAAATAGGAAACCGAATTGAACAATATCTCAACTCAACCAAGTAAGTTCTGTATGTAATTTTCTTATCAAGAAATTATTACATAAATCTGTTTATTGTGTTATAAATGAGTAAAAATCAACATTTCTGTAAATTAAAAACGAAAAAATGCATGCAGAGACCCTCAGGGTGTGATACTCAGGACAATACCAATCAATGCTACTGCACCTTTTGTGGCGGCCTTTTCATCTAGAGGGCCTTACTATAGGTCCCACTCTTTCTTAAAGGTACTATgcttgtgtgtgtgtgcgtgcgggtgcatatatatatatatgtttaattaagCAGTATAGTTTCagtttaaaacaataaaagttGACTTGTCTGTAATTAGCTCTCAAGCATTTTAATTTGCTTTTTCTTAACAATGGTATAGCCTGATATTGTTGCACCTGGAGTTGCTATCCTAGCTGCTTACACGAAACTTAAGTCTGTCTCTGGGTCTTCACTTGACGATCGCTTCAATGTGTTCAAATTCCTCTCTGGAACATCAATGTCTTGCCCTCATGCTAGTGCAGCTGCTGCCTATGTCAAGTCATTCCATCCTGAATGGTCTACCAGTGCAATCAAATCCGCTCTGATGACTACAGGTTAGTCTCTtcaaataatcatattatcaGTATTGGACTTATACTATTGGGATAATAATTTTGAActcatttttactaaaaaattcatatatgGATTATTTAACTGCACGtgatttgtttattctttaatCAGCATCTGAAATACGAGTTCACGATGAAAATGTTGAGTTCGCCTACGGAGCTggccaaattgatcctcaaagaGCTGTTAATCCTGGCTTGGTATATGAACTGTCCAAAAATGACTACATCCGGTTCCTATGCAACGAAGGCTACTCGGGAACACGTCTACGGATGGTCATTGGTGAACATAGTAATTGCTCAAGCATCCCCAAGTTTGGAGGCCAAGATGATCTAAACTACCCATCCATGCTTATAATGCAGAAGGACCTTGTGTCTACTGTTTCAGCTGTTTTCAATCGAACTGTTACATATGTAGGAAATGGAACTTCTACCTACCAGGCATTCGTGAAGGCGCCTACGAGTCTCAAGATCAAAGTTTCCCCTGACACGCTAGTGTTTAATGAAGTGAACGAGAAGAAATCTTTTACAGTTGAGGTGAACGGGCCACCACTGAAGCACAATTCTACTCTTTTGTCAGCATCCCTGGAATGGACTGACTCAGTTCACAGGGTGAGGAGCCCCATCCTCGTTTATCCTATTTCTATATTAGATCAGTAACTCGAAGTTTGAACTCTATTTCTCATTTCGGttattagatttaaattttcGTCCTGGTGTAAATTTCATCAGTTTATGTTAATTTACAGTTCTACTTTAGGTATTGAGCAAGGTTGCTACCAAAATGTTCTTTATTTGTTTCTGATTTCGGAACATTGATATTGGTAGTCAaattgtttcaatttatttgtaattaatctttatgattttaataagaGAATTTTAGTTGTATAACTTAAGGGTGTGTTCGGTTAggacaatattttttttatttttataagaaaaaagtaaaaatatatttattattattttttccattttctaaGTCTCGATCTATATGAtttgtgaattagactagGATTCTAGATTAAATGTTAAGTTCTAATGTAAATTAGCAAGtgcataattaataaaattattaattctgaatttttatgatatatttagggttattattatttattggcAATAATAAGTTTAATTGGTACTTCAATACTTTACTTGGATTGAAGTCTTAGGTGTTGGATTATTAACTGAAGTTATAGTTtaaaaatgttgatttttaagtattaaacTGTTTAGGCTCCCCTAAAGCTCCAACGTTTAAGTTGGGGAACTAAGTTAGTTAGTATTTGCTTTGGTGAGGTGGCATAAAAGGTGAAGGATAtgcatttaaattatttttgataaatgcatgcaatgtttttttttttatgctatgaTCAATACTCTAAAAAACTGTGCATGGGAAACGATCCCTTTGTATTCAACTATGTTCATCTTGGAAATGTTATTAACATGTTTGAGAATTATTAAATGTGAGCAGCTTATATGGTGCTatgattaatttgtttttatgaaatattatGTGTGGAATGATTATACCCCCTTTGTTAATGTTGGATATGGaactttttgagaaaaatatttttaacatgGAGCACTTAAATGAGGATTTGGGATAGCAATAGTTTTGCTAACTATTATGCACAATAAGACTATCCTACTAGTGAGGGGAAGTAGGTAAACGACGTTTGCTTTGTGGCCGGACGATGGCACAAGTGATATTGGAGTCAGTAGGCTGGAGTGCACTAGCTATATGGGTTGGCCACCCATCATGTGTGAAATGTTTGTATTTTGTGTTTCTTAAATAGCTCCACTTGAGTATTAAATTTTGGTCATGATGTTTGAACTATTTGATATATTATTGTAAGCTTTTCTCTATTTTAGACTTATATGAACATGcttgaattttaatatttattaagctGTGTGATTAGATTAAGTATGGTAAAGTTTTGAGATGAGAAAGCATCAAATATGCAGACTTTGAATAAAGTCGCAAGACTTGTTTTCTTGTATATCGTCACTATCCccatattttcaataaaaattattcttttcaTGTGATTTGTGACACAAGAACATTGGTTTTCCAGAATATGattatatcaattttttataaataagataTGATGGATCTTGATGCCTGGTGAAAAAGGATGTCATGAGGTTTATAGGGGACTTTTATAGATATGACAAGTTGGGTCATGGTGTCAATAATTCGTTCATCACTTTGATTCCTAAAGTAAAGAACTCGATAAGGCTTAAGGAGTATGGGCTTATAAGCTTGGTAAGGAGTTTGTATAAGATTGTGGCAAAGACATTAACTAATCGGTTAAAGCTGGTCATGGATGAAATTATTGAAAGTGTAGACacctgaaaaagaaaaataataaataaataaataatttaaattataataaaacaaactaaaatataaaataatataaaaaataataataataataataaaaaagggggatggctgggcgtacgcccagccatcATTTCCCCCACCCACCACGCATGATGGGGTTCTGGCCACCAACTCCTTGGTACCAGAACCCTATCACCGGGTTCTctaaatttttggacaacccggcTCTTTAAAGACTACTTGCAAAATCCAACAGGAGGGGGGCAAGAGCAAAAAACACAGATCAAAAAAATCCTAAATCTACTAGCAGCAAGACCGAGCCACacaaaaaaatcaaccaaaaagcAATCAGAAAAGAAcccaaacaaaaaagaaagccaAAATTAATTCAGTATTTGAACAAAAGGGGGTTCGGGTAGTGGGTGAGAGGAAGAGAATCGATCTGTGTGAGTGTGTTTGGTTGGCGGTGAACCGAGAAGAGGGTCCGGTCGCAGGGGAGGTGTCGGCGCGGGGAAGGAGTCGGTGAAGGGAAATCGATCAGAGGCGATTTAGGGGAGTAAATCTAGATCCGATTGATGGGTTTTGGAGAATAATAGGGGGATTTCGAGGTTAGGGAGAGTGTGAAGAAGCCGACGAGAGATTTGGGAGAAGAAAGGGGAGGACGCCGACGCCGGCGAAGAGAGGAAAGAAGGATTTTAGAGATAAGGCAGAGAGGGTgcagctagagagagaaaatgaaatctgaaaatgagaagaaaggCCAAAAACGAGATTTATATATCCGAGTTTAGGGTCTAATCGGCGTCGTTTCAGTGGAGTGAAGAATTCAAAAGATCGACGCCTAAACGACGTCGTTTGAAGGAGTCCCCGGAGCCCCAAAACGGCGCGTTTAGGAGAGGGCCAGACGGACCAAGGAAACAGGCTTGGGAGACCTCCGTGTAGCCCAGACAACTTGGGCCATCATTCTAGCCCAAGCAAGGTGAGACCTTACCCATTTCTTGTGGATTTGGGCTTGTTGTTTTGGGCTTATCcagtttatttaattgtttgcttagctttaataaaaatatataaataataacaataacgATAATaagtgaataaaaaatatttatgttataaatatatttagaggcttgcaaataataaaataataataataataattcatgatacaaatatatatttaaaaaataaaaataaataaaaataaacaaaataataataataatagataATATAAATGGAACAATTATTTGAGTATTACCATCTAAAAGGGGCAAAGAGTTGTCTCTTTCGGGTGAGTCACTTAAGTGCGGAGTTCGAAACGAATTTTCATCGAAGCTTCGAGATGAATCCGAATTCTATACTCCTATACCCATTAGTCCaaataattgttgtttaaaatagtatataaaaaaatgataaatatatgaataacTCAATAAATTACCTGAAATTATTAAGCATGTTAGTATTACCAACCgcttaaatcaataaacacGATCATATAGGCATCATCATCTTATACTGTCATAGCACGCCatatttattttgcaaatgatGCGGGAAtctcgatgatgggatttccccgAGGAGCTcgtagagacgagttcttccggggatatctctaggtgaggagaatttcgagacttcaccaaagcgttgggatgatcttcaaataatttttcaataaaagattaccgactccatcatttaaaataaataagtcatgacatcattttacacttgcatcatgtgcatacgtaaaaccaaataaaaaaaaactcagtctgtcaatttaataaaaatttaattaataaagtagGGATTAAACTAAGAGAATGCTATATTAANTtattaagataacttaagattaagaatggtaccgttcgtggaacgggcgccacggaggtgctaacccttctccgtgagtaaccgcactcccgaacccatctctaaaaaacGTAGATCAGTTCTCGTTCTTTTgacggacctaaaattaatttaggacttcgtcgattaagaatcgggttaataggtgaccaatcacacctagataaaaaaaagattggtggcgactcctaacagattttaattttcgccCGCGTCTGGCTGACGGGTTCCCAGACCCGCATGTTGCGACAGGAAGGAACCAATTCGCCTTCATAAAAAGGAGGCAATTGATGGATTGCATGCTTATTTGCTAATGAAATAGTGAATGAGTTGTGAAAGAGAATGAGTGGAGGTGTTTTATTCAGGATCGATGGAGTAATTgcgaaagagaaagagaaagagagagataaaGATCATGGATTAAGGAGTGTATTACTATGGCGAGGATATCGATGCTAGTTAATGGTACGCCAATCAAACAGTTTGGAATGAAAAGAGGGTTTAAGCAAGGCTGCCGTTTGTCCCCACTCTTGTTTAATATCATTGTGGAGGCGCTGAGCAATATGATTAAAAGAGCTGAACAAATAAGAGTATGGGAAAGGATCGGAATAGGAACATAGGAGCTTAAAATCTCTCATTTGCAGTTTGCATATGACACAATGTTATTTTGCAAACCTATAGTGGATGATATCCTCGTGGTGAAGAGAATTCTCAAGTGTTTTCAAAGTGTGTCAGGATTGAGtataaattttaagaaaagccATCTCATTGGGATTGGAATTAAAAGTGTGTTGGCTCAAAACTGGGCTACCTTGATTAAGTGCCAAGTAGGAAAGATCCCAACTACATATTTGGGACTCTCATTGGGGGTTAATCACAACTCCATGGTTTTTTGGAATTCGATCATTGAGAAAGTGGAAAGGAAATTGATAAAATGGAAATCTAAAATGTTGTCCTTTGGGGGTAGAATCTTATTGCTCAGATCTGTGTTGGTCAGTTTGCCAACTTTCTATATGTcgttgtttaaaattttagtgggggtaagaaataaattggaaAGACTTCAATGGAGCTTTCTTTGGGGACACTTTGATGAAAAAAGAGAGGTTCATTATGTCAATTGAGAAAAGGTGTGCAATTATCAGAAGTGTGAGGGGATAGGAATTACTGATTTGGAAACTAAGAATAGAGCccttttaaataaatgaatttgGCATTatagaagagagagagagagagagagagagagagagagagagcatgTGGAGAGAAGTTATTGTTAAAAAGACCAGGAGTGATCCATCTATCTCATGCCAAATATGAAAACAAACAGAAATTTTTCTACAATATGGAAGAATATCATTAGTCCCCTTTCCCCGACTAACTAGTATTTTTTACAGGTGAATTCTAATTTTGGTTTAGTTGTTAGAAATGGTGAAAATATCCATTTTTGGATTGATGAATGGATTGGAAATGACATTTTAGCACAAATTTTTTCATGGATATTTGCGTTgacaaacaataaaaatggGAAGATTGCGGAGTTTGGCAAGTGAGAGGAGAATGTGTGGAGATGGGATATATCCTTAAGAAGGAATCTTTGACTGGGAAGTTGCTCAATGGGATCAACTTGGAAACCTTCTTAAAGATATCCAGATTAacaaaaagctaaaaaaatgatattgtatGGAAAGGTGAAGCTAGTGGTCTATATACTTCAAAATCCTTCTTCAAAAGATTAATGGCACCCACTGAAAAGAGAGACAAGGTATGGACGAATATTTGGGTCGGCCTTGCACCACATAGAACTGAGGCATTTGTGTGGCAATTGCTCCACGAAAAAATTGGAGTGATGGAAGAACTGGTAAGTAAGGGATTGATATAGGATAATCAAAGCACTTGTGTGTTGTGTAATAAAAAGAGTGAATTTGTCAATCACTTGTATATTGTTTGCTAAAAAACGTGGAAGGTGTGGGCTGGGTGGTGTGACTT from Theobroma cacao cultivar B97-61/B2 chromosome 9, Criollo_cocoa_genome_V2, whole genome shotgun sequence harbors:
- the LOC18590355 gene encoding subtilisin-like protease SBT4.15, whose protein sequence is MGLNIVIFSLFVSATLLLVSSGHAADDSERKAYIVYMGDALESKSLAVEHHHSLLSEVTQDEEVARQSIIHSYGKSFNGFAAYLTPDEAARLQENENVVSVFPNSFRQLQTTRSWDFIDMPLSVKRNTQKESDIIVGMLDSGIYIDAPSFDDKGFGPPPSKWKGVCQTGVNFTGCNNKVIGARAYSMGSCKNESAADDVGHGSHTASIVAGVPVQDASFYGLGQGTARGGVPSARIAVYKVCDDSGCSDVAILAAFDDAIDDGVDIISMSVGGPAPDYFADPIAIGSFHAMKKGILTSCSAGNDGPQLSSLTNGAPWILTVGATATDRVLRTPVHIGKNIKTLGVSFNTFNLEKKMYPLTSGLRAIKKGVEPNNFDTCDSTTLDENKVKGKILYCDGTFQHSTIKKMGATGAILRCGSSFFDAGSTYSLPVACVVDEIGNRIEQYLNSTKDPQGVILRTIPINATAPFVAAFSSRGPYYRSHSFLKPDIVAPGVAILAAYTKLKSVSGSSLDDRFNVFKFLSGTSMSCPHASAAAAYVKSFHPEWSTSAIKSALMTTASEIRVHDENVEFAYGAGQIDPQRAVNPGLVYELSKNDYIRFLCNEGYSGTRLRMVIGEHSNCSSIPKFGGQDDLNYPSMLIMQKDLVSTVSAVFNRTVTYVGNGTSTYQAFVKAPTSLKIKVSPDTLVFNEVNEKKSFTVEVNGPPLKHNSTLLSASLEWTDSVHRVRSPILVYPISILDQ